A genomic window from Sanguibacter antarcticus includes:
- the glp gene encoding gephyrin-like molybdotransferase Glp, producing MATAPLRTLTEHHAIALELCEPLTARLTPLAEAYGLVLAAEVLAGTDTPPFDNSAMDGFAVRHIDVEHATPDAPVTLTVVGDVPAGSDEDPAVPAHSAVRIMTGAPVPTHATAIVPVEHTDVPSGPGALPETVTVHHATVLGAHVRRAGEDVQAGDVVLTAGTRLTARAIAAVASAGSAVVAAHPRPRVGILSTGSELVAPGTPLRRGQIPDSNSYLLAAAVEEAGGTAVRVGAVTDDVASFAAALTDLAATVDMIVTTGGVSVGAFDVVREVLESSETVEFVPVAMQPGKPQGLGTWQGVPIFTLPGNPVSAFVSFEAFVRPGLRRMAGHTDTERPVLVRAAGVAWHSPAGREQLMPVRFVDDTVVPATGRGSGSHLVASLALADGFAIVPADVTEVAEGDELRVMVVS from the coding sequence ATGGCCACTGCACCCTTGCGCACCCTCACCGAGCACCACGCGATCGCGCTCGAGCTGTGCGAGCCGCTCACCGCCCGCCTCACCCCGCTCGCCGAGGCTTACGGTCTCGTCCTCGCGGCCGAGGTTCTCGCGGGCACGGACACGCCACCGTTCGACAACTCCGCGATGGACGGGTTCGCCGTGCGGCACATCGACGTCGAGCACGCCACGCCCGACGCACCCGTGACGCTCACCGTGGTCGGAGACGTGCCGGCAGGGTCTGACGAGGACCCTGCCGTCCCCGCCCACAGCGCCGTCCGCATCATGACCGGCGCCCCCGTCCCGACCCACGCCACCGCGATCGTCCCCGTCGAGCACACCGACGTCCCCTCCGGGCCCGGCGCGCTCCCCGAGACCGTCACGGTGCACCACGCCACCGTGCTCGGCGCCCACGTGCGTCGAGCCGGCGAGGACGTCCAGGCGGGCGACGTCGTGCTCACCGCCGGGACCCGGCTCACCGCGCGGGCGATCGCGGCCGTCGCGAGCGCCGGCAGCGCCGTCGTCGCCGCACACCCCCGGCCCCGCGTCGGGATCCTCTCGACCGGTTCCGAGCTCGTCGCCCCCGGCACCCCGCTGCGCCGCGGTCAGATCCCCGACTCCAACTCGTACCTGCTCGCGGCAGCAGTCGAGGAGGCAGGCGGGACCGCCGTCCGGGTCGGAGCCGTGACCGACGACGTCGCATCCTTCGCCGCGGCGCTCACCGACCTCGCCGCCACGGTCGACATGATCGTCACCACCGGTGGCGTCAGCGTCGGCGCGTTCGACGTGGTCCGCGAGGTCCTCGAGAGCTCCGAGACCGTCGAGTTCGTGCCCGTCGCGATGCAGCCCGGCAAGCCCCAGGGCCTCGGCACGTGGCAGGGCGTCCCGATCTTCACTCTCCCCGGAAACCCCGTGAGCGCCTTCGTGTCCTTCGAGGCGTTCGTCCGGCCCGGCCTGCGCCGCATGGCCGGACACACCGACACCGAGCGGCCGGTCCTCGTGCGCGCCGCGGGAGTGGCGTGGCACTCCCCCGCCGGCCGCGAGCAGCTCATGCCCGTCCGCTTCGTCGACGACACCGTGGTGCCCGCGACCGGGCGCGGCTCCGGCTCCCACCTCGTGGCGAGCCTCGCGCTCGCCGACGGTTTCGCCATCGTGCCGGCCGACGTCACCGAGGTCGCCGAGGGCGACGAGCTGCGGGTCATGGTCGTCTCGTGA
- the mobA gene encoding molybdenum cofactor guanylyltransferase, whose protein sequence is MSRPSTDSTTPAPALPVHDAIVLAGGRARRLGGDKPNVHVGGRRLLDHALEATTGARRVVVVGPEDLLPDADVAPGGRLSVVREDPPFGGPVAGLAAGLARLAEESADAVPVLLLACDVPLVPRLVRQLLSAWSDALLDAARHEVLPADGVFVESAGRAQWLVGVYDPTSLRRSLTTVASTRTIDGASMKQVVGHLALLTTQDPEGLSADVDTWLDVEHVDTRLNR, encoded by the coding sequence GTGAGCAGGCCATCCACGGACAGCACCACGCCGGCGCCGGCGCTGCCGGTCCACGACGCGATCGTCCTCGCGGGTGGGCGTGCACGACGCCTCGGCGGCGACAAGCCGAACGTCCACGTGGGCGGGCGCCGCCTGCTCGACCACGCGCTCGAGGCGACGACGGGTGCGCGACGGGTCGTGGTCGTCGGGCCAGAAGACCTGCTTCCTGACGCGGACGTCGCACCGGGCGGTCGCCTGAGCGTCGTGCGGGAGGACCCGCCGTTCGGCGGCCCCGTCGCGGGGCTGGCGGCCGGGCTCGCCCGGCTCGCCGAGGAGAGCGCCGACGCCGTGCCCGTCCTCCTGCTCGCGTGCGACGTGCCGCTCGTTCCCCGGCTCGTCCGCCAGCTCCTCTCCGCGTGGTCCGACGCTCTCCTCGACGCGGCCCGGCACGAGGTCCTGCCTGCGGACGGCGTCTTCGTCGAGTCCGCCGGCAGAGCGCAGTGGCTCGTGGGCGTCTACGACCCAACCTCGCTCCGGCGCTCGCTCACCACCGTGGCATCGACCCGGACGATCGACGGGGCGTCGATGAAGCAGGTCGTCGGGCACCTCGCCCTCCTCACGACCCAGGACCCGGAAGGGCTGAGCGCGGACGTCGACACGTGGCTCGACGTCGAGCACGTCGACACCCGACTCAACCGCTGA